ATTGCGGTGGCCGCCAAGGCGCTGCGCCCCGACGTACGCGTGATCGGGGTGCAGGCGGCCAGCGCCGCCGCCTTCCCACCCTCGCTGCGGGCCGGCGAGCCGGTCCGGCTGCCCGCCTTCGCCACGATCGCCGACGGCATCGCGGTGGGCCGCCCCGGCGAGCTGACCTTCAGCCATGTCCGCAAGCTGGTCGACGAGATCGTCACGGTCGCCGAGGAGGACATCTCCCGGGCGCTGCTGATGCTGCTGGAGCGGGGCAAGCAGGTGGTCGAGCCGGCCGGCGCGGTCGGGGTGGCCGCGCTGCTGTCCGGTGCGGTCGAGGTGGAGGCCCCGGTGGTGGCGGTGCTCTCCGGCGGCAACATCGACCCGCTGCTGATGCTCCGGGTGATCGAGCACGGTCTCGCGGCGGCCGGCCGCTACCTGCGGGTGACGGTGCGCTGCTCGGACCGGCCGGGGCAGCTCGCCTCGCTGCTCAGCGAGATCGCCGAGCACCGGGCCAACGTGGTGGACGTGGAGCACCAGCGGGCCAACCCGCACCTGCGCCTCGGCGAGGTGGAGGTGGCGCTGTCGGTGGAGACCCGGGGCGTGGAGCACTCGGACACGTTGATCAGCGCGCTGCGGGCCAGCGGCTACCAGGTGGTCTTCGCCGGCGAGGGCTGAGCGGGCCGGGCGCTGCCCGCGACGCCCGGTCCGGCGTCCAACCCGGCCGGGACGTCGTGGCGTGGCCGGGTGGGGACGGAAGACGGGTCCGCCCCGACCGGCGGACGGTCGGGGCGGACGATGCAGCAGTCGGGTCCGACCGGCCTGTCAGCCCCGGTCGGGGTCGGGCCCGGGCCTGCCGGCGCGGGTCCGGATCCGGCGGTCAGCCGGAGAAGGGCTCGAACTTGACCACGGTCACCTTGATGTCGGCACCACTCGGGGCCGTGTAGGTGCAGGTCTGGCCCTCCCGGCCACCCAGGATCGCCTTGCCGAGCGCCGACTCGGGGCTGTAGACGGTCAGGTCGGTGGTGGAGGCGATCTCCCGGGAGCCGAGCAGGAAGGTCTCCGTGTCGTCGGCGTCGTCGTCGAAGTAGATCGTCACGACCATGCCGGGCGACACCACGTCGGCGGTGGGGGCCTCGCCGACCTTGGCGGTGCGGAGCAGCTCCTTCAGATAGAGGATGCGCCCCTCGGCCTTGCCCTGCTCCTCGCGGGCGGCGTGGTAGCCGCCGTTCTCCCGCAGGTCGCCCTCCTCGCGTCGGGCATTGATCTCGGCCGCGATGACCGGCCGGTTGGCGATCAGCTCGTCGAGCTCGCCCTGCAGGCGGTCGTACGCGTCCTGGGACAGCCAGGTGGCGGGCGCCTCGTTGTCATTGGTGGACACAGGCGGTCTCCTTGGTTGTGCGGACTGGCTGACAGGTGAACTACCAAGCTACCAGTGCGGGGCATGTCAGGGTGCCGTCGTTAACCCGGGGTGCCGGCTCCCCGACCCGGGGTGATGCGGATCGGCCCAGGTCAGCGCGGTGACGGTCAGGCCGCCGGCCGGCAGCGCAGCACCTCGCCGATGAACGGCCGGGCGGTGGTGGCCAGCCGGTGCGTGGTGGTGACCTGCCGCTCGCCGGGCCGGGCGGTGACGGTGACCTCTTCGTGGCCCACCTCGACGCCGTCGTGCGAGCGGGCCCGCAGCAGGCAGGTCGCCGAGCCGCCCGCCGGCACCCGGACCCGGAAGTCGATCACGACCTGCGAGTCGGTGACGTCCGTGTAGGTGATCACCTGGCCGTCGTACGTGGGGTCGCCGTACTGGTCGTAGAGGCGGGCCGCCATCAGGCCGAGGAGCGCGAGCACCACGGCCACCACCAGCACCAGCAGTGCCGGACGGCGGCGCCCGGGCTCGCGGCGGCGACCGTACCGGCCGGGCGGGAAGACCGGCGCGCCCGGCGGGACTGTGGCGTGCGTCTCGGTCACCGGCGGGTATCTCCTGGCGTTGTTGTCGGCGGCATCGGCAAGAATGGCAGAGTCCATCTTCCCAGCCCGGTGCTGAGCCAAGGATGACAGGTCGGCGATGACGTCGACCAGCCACTCCGGCGGCGTCGCCCGGGTGCGGGGAAGACACCGGCAGGTCAGCCGGCCGGGCCCGGGTCGGGTCCGTCGGCGGGCACAGACGAGGAGCGCCGAAGGTGGCAGAGCAGCTGCGTCTCATGGCCGTGCACGCCCATCCCGACGACGAGTCGAGCAAGGGCGCCGCGACCATGGCGAAATATGTCGCCGAAGGGGTGGACGTCCTGGTCGTGACGTGCACCGGCGGTGAGCGGGGCAGTGTGCTCAACCCCAAGATGGACCGGCCCGACGTGTGGGCCAACATCGGCGAGATCCGCCGGGCCGAGATGGACGCCGCCCGGGCGGTCCTCGGTGTCGACCAGGCCTGGCTCGGCTTCGTCGACTCCGGGCTGCCCGAGGGCGACCCGCTGCCGCCGCTGCCGGAGGGCTGCTTCGCCCTGCAGGACGTCGAGGTCGCGGCCGCCCCGCTGGTGCGGCTGATGCGGCAGTTCCGCCCGCACGTCGTCACCACGTACGACGAGGAGGGCGGCTACCCGCACCCCGACCACATCATGACCCACAAGGTGACCGTCGCCGCCTTCGAGGCCGCCGGTGACCCGGAGCGCCACCCGGAGCTGGGCGAGCCGTGGCAGCCGCTCAAGCTCTACTACGACATCGGGTTCTCCAAGGGCAAGATCATGGCCCTGCACGAGGGAATGCTCGCCGCCGGACTGCCCTCTCCCTACGAGGACTGGATCAAGCGCTGGGAGGGCCGCCCGGACAAGGGCCCCCGGATCACCACCCGGGTCGAGTGTGCCGAATACTTCCCGGTCCGCGACGACGCGCTGCGCGCCCACGCCACCCAGATCGACCCGGACGGCTTCTGGTTCCACGTGCCGATGGAGCTCCAGCGGCGTGCCTGGCCGACCGAGGACTTCCAGCTCGCCCGCTCGCTGGTGGACAGCCCGCTGCCCGAGTCGGACCTCTTCGCCGGGGTGCGCGAGACGTGCCATGCCCGCTGACCGGGCGGAGCGCTACGCTGGTGCCCAGCCGCACTACGGAGGAACACCATGCTGACCACCGTCCAGGTGCTCGCGGAGAACAACTTCGGTGACACCCGCACGGGCGGGCTGGCCGGGCCGATGGGTCTATTCCTCATCCTGCTGCTGGGCACCGCCACCGTCCTGCTGATCCGCAACATGAACTCCCGGCTGCGCCGGTTGCCCGACCGGTTCCCGGCTCAGGGTGGTGCGACGCCGGCCGATCGGGTCGAGGCGTCAGTCGCTGATCCGACAGACGGGACCGGAACGCAGGAATCACGCCCGAACGCTGCCAACGGCCCCCAGCAGCGGTGAAACGGGTGGTCCACGCGTGATTCACGGTGAAGCCGGTCGTCGCCCCCTGTTGCGACCACCGGCTTTGGCTTAGCCTTCCGCCGGGGGACCCAAAAGTCCCCGAGCCGTGCGCGGAAGGGGGGCGCCCGATGAGCGTCGTCGCAGCGACCGCCGACCGTGCCCTGTCGCCGCCGCCCGGGGTGGCTCCGTGACCCCCGCCCGGGACGACCATCCACCCCATCGGCCGGGCCGCCGCAGTACCTCGTTCCGGGTGCGGGTGCTGACCGCCGCCGTCGCGCTCACCGCCGTGGTCTCCGCCGTGGTGGGCCTGACCGTTCCGGCCACGCTCCCCGCCGACGATCCGCTGCCGGCGGTGGCCCGGTTCGGCATCGCCGTGGCCGCCTTCGCGGTCGCCCAGCTGGCCCGGCTCCGGTTCCGTACCGCCACCGGGATGGTGAGCATCACCTGGGGCGAGGCCGCCCTGATCGTCTGCCTCTATCTGGTGCCGGCCGGGTGGCTGCCCGCCGCCGCGCTGCTCGGCACCGGTGCGGCGTGGACCGGCATGTCGCTGCTCACCGACCGACGACCCGTGCCGGAACTCGTCCGGATCACCGGGTCGCTGACCGCGGCCACCGCGCTCGCCGTCGTCGTGGCCCGGGCGCTCGGCCAGCCGCTGCTCGCCGCCCCCACCCCGGAACTCGCCCTCGCCCTGGCCGCCGGCTCGCTGGCGTACCTCTTCGCCACCGCCTGGCTCGGCGCGGCGATCCTCGCGCTGCGGCTCGGGGTTCCGCCCGGACCGCCGCTGCTCGCGGCGCTGCGCGGCAA
The Micromonospora sp. R77 DNA segment above includes these coding regions:
- the ilvA gene encoding threonine ammonia-lyase; translation: MTELVGLADVRAARELLAGVTRTTPLEPSRPLSAALGGPTWLKCENLQRAGSYKVRGAYVRISRLSDAERARGVVAASAGNHAQGVALAAGLVGTHATVFMPVNAPLPKVAATKGYGAQIELVGNTVDESLVAAQTFAERTGAVLIHPFDHPDVIAGQGTVALEILEQCPDVKTIVTGVGGGGLISGIAVAAKALRPDVRVIGVQAASAAAFPPSLRAGEPVRLPAFATIADGIAVGRPGELTFSHVRKLVDEIVTVAEEDISRALLMLLERGKQVVEPAGAVGVAALLSGAVEVEAPVVAVLSGGNIDPLLMLRVIEHGLAAAGRYLRVTVRCSDRPGQLASLLSEIAEHRANVVDVEHQRANPHLRLGEVEVALSVETRGVEHSDTLISALRASGYQVVFAGEG
- a CDS encoding DUF4307 domain-containing protein, coding for MTETHATVPPGAPVFPPGRYGRRREPGRRRPALLVLVVAVVLALLGLMAARLYDQYGDPTYDGQVITYTDVTDSQVVIDFRVRVPAGGSATCLLRARSHDGVEVGHEEVTVTARPGERQVTTTHRLATTARPFIGEVLRCRPAA
- the greA gene encoding transcription elongation factor GreA, producing the protein MSTNDNEAPATWLSQDAYDRLQGELDELIANRPVIAAEINARREEGDLRENGGYHAAREEQGKAEGRILYLKELLRTAKVGEAPTADVVSPGMVVTIYFDDDADDTETFLLGSREIASTTDLTVYSPESALGKAILGGREGQTCTYTAPSGADIKVTVVKFEPFSG
- the mca gene encoding mycothiol conjugate amidase Mca, coding for MAEQLRLMAVHAHPDDESSKGAATMAKYVAEGVDVLVVTCTGGERGSVLNPKMDRPDVWANIGEIRRAEMDAARAVLGVDQAWLGFVDSGLPEGDPLPPLPEGCFALQDVEVAAAPLVRLMRQFRPHVVTTYDEEGGYPHPDHIMTHKVTVAAFEAAGDPERHPELGEPWQPLKLYYDIGFSKGKIMALHEGMLAAGLPSPYEDWIKRWEGRPDKGPRITTRVECAEYFPVRDDALRAHATQIDPDGFWFHVPMELQRRAWPTEDFQLARSLVDSPLPESDLFAGVRETCHAR